One genomic window of Motacilla alba alba isolate MOTALB_02 chromosome 1, Motacilla_alba_V1.0_pri, whole genome shotgun sequence includes the following:
- the FAM168A gene encoding protein FAM168A: MNPVYSPVQPGAPYGNPKNMAYTGYPTGYPTAAPAYNPNMYPTSSPGYAPATLLMKQAWPQTSSSCATEGTFHLPVDTGTENRTYQASSAAFRYTAGTPYKVPPTQSNNAPPPYSPSPNPYQTAMYPIRSAYPQQNLYTQGAYYTQPVYAAQPHVIHHTTVVQPNSIPSAIYPAPVAAPRTNGVAMGMVAGTTMAMSAGTLLTTPQHTAIGAHPVSVPTYRAQGTPTYSYVPPHW; this comes from the exons gTTATCCAACAGGCTATCCCACTGCTGCCCCAGCCTACAATCCCAACATGTATCCAACCAGCAGCCCCGGCTACGCCCCAG CCACACTTCTGATGAAGCAGGCCTGGCCCCAGACCTCCTCGTCCTGTGCCACCGAGGGCACCTTCCACCTCCCGGTGGACACCGGCACCGAGAACAGAACCTACCAGGCTTCTTCTGCAGCATTCA GGTACACTGCGGGGACTCCCTACAAGGTGCCACCGACCCAGAGTAACAACGCCCCTCCTCCCTACTCGCCGTCTCCGAACCCGTACCAAACCGCGATGTACCCCATCAGAAGTGCCTACCCCCAGCAGAACCTGTACACCCAG GGAGCTTATTACACCCAGCCCGTGTACGCGGCCCAGCCTCACGTCATCCACCACACCACGGTGGTGCAGCCCAACAGCATCCCCTCGGCCATCTACCCGGCCCCGGTGGCCGCGCCCCGCACCAACGGCGTGGCCATGGGCATGGTGGCTGGCACCACCATGGCAATGTCAGCAG gaacCTTGTTGACCACCCCCCAACACACCGCCATCGGAGCACATCCAGTGTCCGTGCCAACGTACAGGGCTCAAGGAACCCCCACCTACAGCTACGTACCTCCACACTGGTAA